A window of Microbacterium luteolum contains these coding sequences:
- a CDS encoding ABC transporter permease — MNRSATDLPDDERPSTVTAGFSMGLVEIDQGARLSPLQWIERRMLSRPLIGPVAVLIIALIVFSIVSPNFGTLQNFSLILQQVQVIAMLGIAQTLIILTAGIDLSVAAVMLLSQVAMGRFAVSVGLPVELALVLGIVVGIACGAINGFIVTKLNIPPFIATLGTLSIFYALNIFISDGESVPYADVPPLFNWLGTGFRVFGTTFTFGQVLTILMFILFAYILRNTAWGTHIYAVGDNLEAARLSGIRVNRVLMSVYVVAGLIIGVTAWLLIGRIGSISPTAGASYNLASITAVVIGGTSLFGGRGRIMGTLLGSLIVGVFSSGLSLAGFDSLWQEFTIGLLIIGAVAVDQRLRKIGR; from the coding sequence ATGAACCGAAGCGCCACCGATCTCCCGGACGACGAGCGACCGAGCACCGTCACCGCCGGATTCTCGATGGGTCTGGTCGAGATCGACCAGGGAGCCCGTCTCAGCCCGCTGCAGTGGATCGAACGACGGATGCTGTCGCGACCGCTGATCGGCCCCGTCGCGGTGCTGATCATCGCGCTGATCGTCTTCTCGATCGTGTCGCCGAACTTCGGCACCCTTCAGAACTTCTCGTTGATCCTGCAGCAGGTCCAGGTGATCGCGATGCTCGGTATCGCGCAGACCCTGATCATCCTGACCGCGGGCATCGACCTCTCCGTGGCGGCGGTCATGCTGCTGTCCCAGGTCGCCATGGGCCGATTCGCGGTCTCGGTCGGACTCCCTGTCGAGCTCGCGCTCGTGCTCGGCATCGTCGTCGGCATCGCCTGCGGGGCGATCAACGGTTTCATCGTGACGAAGCTCAACATCCCGCCGTTCATCGCGACCCTCGGCACCCTGAGCATCTTCTACGCGCTGAACATCTTCATCTCCGACGGGGAGAGCGTGCCGTACGCCGACGTGCCCCCGCTGTTCAACTGGCTCGGCACCGGCTTCCGCGTGTTCGGCACGACGTTCACCTTCGGTCAGGTGCTCACGATCCTCATGTTCATCCTGTTCGCCTACATCCTGCGCAACACCGCGTGGGGGACGCACATCTACGCCGTGGGCGACAACCTCGAGGCCGCGCGCCTCAGCGGCATCCGCGTCAACCGCGTGCTGATGTCGGTGTACGTGGTGGCCGGCCTCATCATCGGCGTCACCGCCTGGCTGCTCATCGGGCGCATCGGCTCGATCTCACCCACCGCCGGTGCCTCGTACAACCTCGCCTCGATCACCGCGGTGGTCATCGGCGGGACGAGCCTCTTCGGCGGCCGGGGACGGATCATGGGCACGCTGCTCGGATCCCTCATCGTCGGAGTCTTCTCCAGCGGTCTCTCGCTCGCCGGATTCGACAGTCTCTGGCAGGAGTTCACCATCGGCCTCCTCATCATCGGCGCGGTCGCCGTCGACCAGCGCCTCCGCAAGATCGGACGTTGA
- a CDS encoding aldo/keto reductase, whose protein sequence is MTEMLTRPLGGSSIDASAVGLGTWAIGGWMWGGTDESESIAAIQASIDEGISLIDTAPAYGQGRAEEILGSAIRGRRDEVVLATKCGLVWHTTKGNRFFDFDGEAVHRYLGRESIVHEVEESLRRLGTDHIDLYITHWQDPTTPIEETVAALVQLREQGKIRAIGASNVSEQELRSYVATGELDAIQEEYSMIARDIETTLLPIARDAGVSTLSYSSLALGLLSGSMGPDRVFSGDDQRKGNPRFSLGNREKVARLMEAIEPVADAHAATKAQIVIAWTLQQPGITYSLCGARNPKQARENAAAGRLRLSDDDLTLIDAAVALHVNDLDA, encoded by the coding sequence ATGACGGAGATGCTCACCCGGCCGCTCGGCGGCTCATCGATCGACGCCTCGGCCGTCGGCCTGGGTACCTGGGCCATCGGCGGGTGGATGTGGGGCGGCACGGATGAATCGGAGTCGATCGCCGCGATCCAGGCCTCGATCGACGAGGGGATCTCGCTGATCGACACGGCGCCGGCCTACGGGCAGGGCCGTGCCGAGGAGATCCTCGGATCGGCGATCCGCGGACGCCGCGACGAGGTGGTCCTCGCGACCAAGTGCGGCCTGGTGTGGCACACCACCAAGGGCAATCGCTTCTTCGACTTCGACGGAGAAGCGGTCCACCGGTACCTCGGCCGCGAATCGATCGTCCACGAGGTGGAGGAGAGTCTGCGGCGCCTCGGGACCGACCACATCGATCTCTACATCACGCACTGGCAGGACCCCACGACCCCGATCGAGGAAACCGTCGCTGCCCTCGTGCAGCTGCGCGAGCAGGGCAAGATCCGCGCCATCGGAGCGAGCAACGTCTCGGAACAGGAGCTGCGGTCCTACGTGGCGACCGGCGAGCTCGACGCCATCCAGGAGGAGTACTCGATGATCGCCCGCGACATCGAGACCACTCTCCTTCCGATCGCACGGGATGCCGGCGTCTCGACGCTGAGCTACTCCTCGCTGGCCTTGGGCCTGCTCTCGGGGAGCATGGGCCCGGATCGAGTGTTCTCGGGCGACGATCAGCGCAAGGGAAACCCCCGCTTCTCCCTCGGGAATCGCGAGAAGGTCGCCCGCTTGATGGAGGCCATCGAACCCGTCGCCGACGCGCATGCGGCGACGAAGGCGCAGATCGTGATCGCCTGGACGCTGCAGCAGCCCGGCATCACCTACTCGCTGTGCGGCGCGCGCAATCCGAAGCAGGCGAGGGAGAACGCCGCGGCCGGGCGCCTCCGGCTGTCGGACGACGACCTCACGCTGATCGATGCGGCCGTGGCCCTGCACGTGAACGATCTCGACGCATGA
- a CDS encoding sugar-binding transcriptional regulator, giving the protein MVFENREDLATIRKIHTVVTLHFVEGMTQSEIAARLNLSASKVNRLIRRGRELGMVKISIDAGPFQRLVDLEGELVRSTALGTAVVTPTVEGNPDTNLQVVGRAAANELLETIRDGDVIAITGGKALSAVVDGLDPDRVFDVTVVPLTGGVQGKYYTDVNHLATQLAERLGGRAVLMHAPLFAESREERDTLMEVGSIKQAFDLARRANVAMVGIGSVETEGSSYYDLAPLSESDRALLRGGEVGGEFLAHLIADDGSLADSPLNSRLLALSPSELAACPTTIGVAVGPEKVRPIRAALAGGYIRSLIVDEETAASVVAPDEEKK; this is encoded by the coding sequence ATGGTCTTCGAGAACAGGGAAGATCTCGCGACGATCCGCAAGATCCACACCGTCGTCACGCTCCACTTCGTCGAGGGAATGACGCAGTCCGAGATCGCCGCGCGCCTCAATCTCTCCGCGTCGAAGGTGAATCGCCTCATCCGGCGAGGGCGCGAGCTCGGCATGGTCAAGATCTCCATCGACGCAGGGCCGTTCCAGCGGCTCGTCGACCTGGAAGGCGAGCTGGTCCGGTCGACGGCTCTCGGCACCGCGGTGGTGACCCCCACCGTGGAGGGGAACCCGGACACGAATCTGCAGGTCGTCGGCCGTGCCGCGGCCAACGAACTGCTGGAGACGATCCGCGACGGAGACGTGATCGCGATCACCGGCGGCAAGGCGCTGAGCGCCGTCGTCGATGGGCTCGACCCCGACCGCGTGTTCGATGTGACGGTCGTGCCGCTCACGGGGGGCGTGCAGGGGAAGTACTACACCGACGTCAACCACCTCGCGACGCAGCTCGCCGAGCGTCTCGGCGGGAGGGCCGTGCTGATGCATGCCCCGCTCTTCGCCGAGAGCCGCGAGGAACGCGACACGCTCATGGAGGTCGGATCGATCAAGCAGGCGTTCGATCTCGCCCGGCGTGCGAACGTCGCGATGGTCGGCATCGGATCCGTCGAGACCGAGGGATCGAGCTACTACGACCTCGCTCCGCTCTCGGAGTCCGATCGTGCGCTGCTCCGCGGCGGTGAGGTCGGCGGAGAGTTCCTCGCCCACCTGATCGCGGACGACGGATCGCTCGCGGACTCTCCGCTGAACTCGCGTCTCCTCGCACTCTCCCCCTCCGAGCTCGCCGCCTGCCCCACCACGATCGGTGTGGCTGTCGGGCCGGAGAAGGTGCGTCCCATCCGAGCCGCGCTGGCCGGCGGCTACATCCGATCCCTCATCGTCGATGAGGAGACTGCAGCGTCGGTGGTCGCACCGGACGAGGAGAAGAAATGA
- a CDS encoding glycerol-3-phosphate dehydrogenase/oxidase — MNAARSARFDSIRADGAFDAIVVGGGINGVGAFRELSLQGLRVLLVERVDFCSGCSAAPSRMIHGGLRYLENGEFGLVRESLRERDALLRNAPHMVRPLATVVPITSVFSGLFNAAASFFRLSTRPASRGAVPLRIGLSIYDWVTRTRRMLPRHRFLGTRAAFRRWPKLTSRMKFAAVFYDAWISYPERLGVELIVDTARMAPDSVALNYAEIVSDGSGFVVTDSETGTRYPVTTKTVVNATGAWLDESLSTLLPAGDRPGQLVEGTKGSHLVLDNPELYAALDGHMVYFDNSDGRICIAFGYLGRVLAGSTDIKVERAERVRCEDDERDYILGSLQAVFPAVTMSADQIVYSFSGIRPLLKSEHDFTGRITRGHDVKRIDGDVPQYCMIGGKWTTFRAFAQDLADEVLEELGRERTTSTAELGIGGGADFVDAPQIETALIAEWGVSEDRAAHLADVYGTRAAEVMEFCTARDDDQPIGPGVALTAAEVAFMVHREYATRLGDLILRRTAVAITGAVDARLIEAIATVAAAELDWNDERRLAEIGELVTDLEDYHRVDRDALDRRTMERTL, encoded by the coding sequence ATGAACGCCGCCAGGAGTGCCAGGTTCGACAGCATCCGCGCCGACGGAGCATTCGACGCGATCGTGGTCGGCGGCGGGATCAACGGCGTCGGAGCATTCCGCGAGCTGTCCCTCCAGGGACTGCGCGTGCTGCTCGTGGAACGTGTGGACTTCTGCTCCGGATGCAGCGCCGCACCGTCGCGCATGATCCACGGCGGGCTCCGGTATCTGGAGAACGGCGAATTCGGCCTCGTGCGCGAATCGCTGCGGGAGCGGGACGCCCTTCTCCGCAACGCGCCGCACATGGTCCGCCCGCTCGCGACGGTAGTGCCGATCACCTCGGTGTTCTCCGGGCTGTTCAACGCGGCGGCGAGCTTCTTCCGCCTCTCGACCCGACCGGCCAGTCGAGGCGCTGTGCCGTTGCGGATCGGACTGAGCATCTACGACTGGGTCACCCGGACCCGACGGATGCTGCCTCGACACCGGTTCCTCGGCACACGTGCGGCGTTCCGTCGTTGGCCGAAACTGACGTCGCGCATGAAGTTCGCCGCGGTGTTCTACGACGCGTGGATCAGCTACCCCGAGCGGCTGGGAGTCGAGCTCATCGTCGACACCGCGCGGATGGCTCCGGATTCCGTCGCGCTCAACTATGCCGAGATCGTCAGCGACGGGTCGGGGTTCGTGGTCACCGACAGCGAGACGGGCACGCGGTACCCGGTGACGACGAAGACGGTCGTGAATGCCACCGGCGCGTGGTTGGACGAGTCGCTCTCGACGCTTCTTCCCGCCGGTGACCGCCCGGGTCAGCTGGTCGAGGGCACCAAGGGGTCGCACCTCGTGCTGGACAACCCCGAACTGTACGCCGCGCTCGACGGGCACATGGTGTACTTCGACAACTCCGACGGCCGGATCTGCATCGCGTTCGGCTACCTCGGCCGGGTGCTCGCCGGTTCCACGGACATCAAGGTCGAGCGTGCGGAGCGCGTGCGATGCGAAGACGACGAGCGCGACTACATCCTGGGTTCCCTGCAGGCAGTGTTCCCCGCGGTCACGATGTCGGCGGACCAGATCGTGTATTCCTTCAGCGGCATCCGTCCCCTGCTCAAGAGCGAGCACGACTTCACGGGGCGGATCACCCGCGGCCACGACGTGAAGCGGATCGACGGCGATGTTCCTCAGTACTGCATGATCGGCGGCAAGTGGACGACGTTCCGCGCGTTCGCTCAGGACCTCGCCGATGAGGTGCTCGAGGAGCTCGGGCGCGAACGCACCACGTCGACCGCGGAGCTCGGAATCGGCGGCGGAGCGGACTTCGTCGATGCGCCGCAGATCGAGACGGCGTTGATCGCGGAGTGGGGCGTGTCCGAGGACCGGGCGGCGCACCTCGCCGATGTCTACGGAACCCGCGCCGCCGAGGTGATGGAGTTCTGCACCGCTCGCGACGACGATCAGCCGATCGGCCCTGGGGTCGCGCTCACGGCCGCCGAGGTCGCCTTCATGGTGCACCGCGAATACGCGACGAGGCTCGGCGACCTGATCCTCCGTCGCACCGCTGTCGCGATCACCGGGGCGGTGGATGCCAGGCTGATCGAGGCGATCGCCACCGTCGCGGCCGCCGAACTGGACTGGAATGACGAACGCCGTCTCGCGGAGATCGGTGAACTGGTGACGGATCTCGAGGACTACCACCGCGTCGACCGCGACGCCCTCGACCGTCGGACGATGGAAAGGACCCTGTGA
- a CDS encoding sugar ABC transporter ATP-binding protein: protein MEHTTILDIKNVSKSFGSIHALRSVDFTLRKGEVHAIAGENGAGKSTLMNIIDGIVRPDSGTILLDGEPVEISSPAVAQKLGIGFVHQEIELCPDVTVAENMFMAATNASRSWLMDPESLERKAGEILRQLGNIDPRALVRDLSISNQQLVEIAKALTLDCRVLILDEPTAALTEIEAQTLFRIMRELSARGISIIYISHRMVEIFENCDRVSVFRDGQHIMTSRVSETTPNDLVRSMVGRTLDNQYPEKQREDERSDEVILSVRNLTDGPRYADISFDVRRGEILGLGGLIGAGRSEIAKGVCRLEGDATGEVALNGEPLRLKHYQDCIAHGIVYLSEDRKAEGVFLDLSIAENTSAMSLREVSRFGLIGKRREDRLAARVGRGLRLKYGQLDDAVSTLSGGNQQKVALAKLLAVNPKVIFLDEPTRGVDVGAKAEIHAILRDLARKGIGIVVISSEMPELIGVSDRVIVVREGEISGEVTGDDMTEENILSLASMAERKQELV, encoded by the coding sequence TTGGAACACACGACAATCCTCGACATCAAGAACGTCAGCAAGTCGTTCGGTTCGATCCACGCACTGAGATCGGTCGACTTCACTCTCCGCAAGGGGGAGGTCCACGCCATCGCCGGCGAGAACGGCGCGGGCAAATCCACTCTGATGAACATCATCGACGGGATCGTGCGGCCCGACAGCGGCACGATCCTGCTCGACGGCGAGCCGGTGGAGATCTCCTCGCCGGCCGTCGCGCAGAAACTGGGCATCGGCTTCGTCCACCAGGAGATCGAGCTGTGCCCCGACGTGACGGTCGCCGAGAACATGTTCATGGCAGCCACCAACGCGAGCCGCTCCTGGCTGATGGACCCTGAGTCACTCGAGCGCAAGGCCGGCGAGATCCTCCGTCAGCTCGGCAACATCGATCCGCGAGCGCTGGTTCGAGACCTGTCGATCTCGAACCAGCAGCTCGTCGAGATCGCCAAGGCGCTCACGCTCGACTGCCGGGTGCTCATCCTCGACGAGCCCACGGCCGCGCTCACCGAGATCGAGGCGCAGACGCTGTTCCGCATCATGCGGGAGCTCTCCGCCCGCGGCATCTCGATCATCTACATCTCTCACCGCATGGTCGAGATCTTCGAGAACTGCGACCGGGTCTCGGTGTTCCGCGACGGTCAGCACATCATGACCAGCCGCGTGTCCGAGACGACTCCGAACGACCTGGTGCGCTCCATGGTGGGACGCACCCTCGACAACCAGTACCCGGAGAAGCAGCGAGAAGACGAGCGCTCCGACGAGGTCATCCTGTCCGTCCGGAACCTGACCGACGGCCCGCGGTACGCCGACATCTCGTTCGATGTGCGACGCGGCGAGATCCTCGGCCTCGGCGGCCTCATCGGCGCCGGCCGCAGCGAGATCGCGAAGGGCGTCTGCCGACTGGAAGGTGACGCGACGGGCGAGGTCGCCCTGAACGGCGAGCCTCTCCGCCTGAAGCATTATCAGGACTGCATCGCCCACGGCATCGTCTACCTGTCGGAGGACCGGAAAGCCGAAGGCGTGTTCCTCGACCTGTCGATCGCCGAGAACACGTCGGCGATGTCGCTGCGAGAGGTCTCGCGCTTCGGTCTGATCGGGAAGCGCCGTGAGGACCGCCTCGCCGCCCGCGTCGGCCGCGGACTGCGCCTCAAATACGGACAGCTCGACGACGCCGTCTCGACCCTGTCCGGCGGCAACCAGCAGAAGGTCGCCCTGGCGAAGCTGCTGGCCGTGAACCCGAAGGTCATCTTCCTCGACGAACCCACCCGCGGGGTCGACGTCGGCGCCAAGGCCGAGATACACGCGATCCTGCGCGATCTCGCACGGAAGGGGATCGGCATCGTGGTCATCTCCTCGGAGATGCCGGAACTGATCGGAGTCTCGGACCGGGTGATCGTCGTCCGAGAAGGCGAGATCAGCGGCGAGGTCACCGGCGACGACATGACGGAAGAGAACATCTTGAGCTTGGCCTCGATGGCCGAACGGAAGCAGGAGCTGGTGTGA
- a CDS encoding substrate-binding domain-containing protein yields MKISRITAAAVVAIAAIAVTGCTAPSDKTSTATESAGFQCAEGETYVMNVMVSSHQYWVPVYQGFKQAAEAMGCETVFSGTPDYDISKQVASFEQDLVEKPAGVLLHPMQADPFIEPINSAIDEGIEVVTFAADSPDSNRTSYVTSDNRAEAAFAAEEIVKVVGESGEYAVLENPGQSNHDLRVTAFIEYMENNYPDMKLVGRQATNQDSTKAYQATGSILQANPELDAIWIPEAGSAEGAAAAITEANADVLILHADITPTTLDLIKDGTIHLSVNPNQGIQGFMGFMTLFMAAHPDLIDPFNDYKESGYNPAQVPFVDNGFSVITKENAASFDLEKYMEGRSTE; encoded by the coding sequence ATGAAGATCTCCCGCATCACCGCAGCTGCCGTCGTGGCCATCGCCGCCATCGCCGTCACCGGCTGCACCGCGCCATCCGATAAGACCTCGACAGCGACGGAGTCCGCAGGATTCCAGTGCGCCGAGGGCGAGACCTACGTGATGAACGTCATGGTCTCCTCCCACCAGTACTGGGTTCCCGTCTACCAGGGGTTCAAGCAGGCCGCCGAGGCGATGGGGTGCGAGACGGTGTTCTCCGGAACCCCCGACTACGACATCAGCAAGCAGGTCGCCTCCTTCGAGCAGGATCTGGTCGAGAAGCCGGCGGGCGTGCTGCTGCACCCCATGCAGGCGGACCCCTTCATCGAGCCGATCAACTCCGCGATCGATGAGGGCATCGAGGTGGTGACCTTCGCCGCCGACTCCCCCGATTCGAACCGCACCTCGTACGTCACCTCCGACAATCGGGCGGAAGCAGCATTCGCCGCCGAGGAGATCGTCAAGGTCGTCGGAGAGAGCGGCGAGTACGCCGTCCTCGAGAACCCCGGGCAGAGCAACCACGACCTGCGCGTGACGGCGTTCATCGAGTACATGGAGAACAACTACCCGGACATGAAGCTCGTCGGCCGCCAGGCGACGAACCAGGACAGCACCAAGGCCTACCAGGCCACCGGCTCGATCCTGCAGGCCAACCCCGAGCTCGACGCGATCTGGATCCCGGAAGCCGGGTCCGCCGAAGGCGCCGCCGCCGCCATCACCGAGGCGAACGCCGACGTGCTGATCCTGCACGCCGACATCACGCCCACCACCCTCGACCTCATCAAGGACGGAACGATCCACCTGTCGGTGAACCCGAACCAGGGCATCCAGGGCTTCATGGGGTTCATGACCCTCTTCATGGCGGCGCACCCCGACCTGATCGATCCGTTCAACGACTACAAGGAGTCCGGCTACAACCCGGCCCAGGTCCCGTTCGTCGACAACGGCTTCTCCGTCATCACCAAGGAGAACGCCGCGTCGTTCGACCTCGAGAAGTACATGGAAGGCCGCAGCACCGAGTAA
- a CDS encoding ABC transporter permease, translated as MTAPPMPAEPEARPDLKHLVSRFLRMRETGLILILLVLVVAMSFASPHFLTLANIEAMAMVFAVEGIVVVGMTILLISGGIDLSVGSVTALSMVLAGWLYLQGIDPWLASGIAILASIATGAVMGVLVTKVGLNHFVVTLAVMVIARGVCLLLTGGRPLGLYSLPSEFKFIGQGSIGPIPLVIVIFLVVVIAFDFMLRRTTAFRKVFYTGSNEKAAAYSGIRTKHAIFFTTVLCSALAGVAGIIYMARFGSAQPTFGIGMELNVIAAAVIGGASLKGGSGTIFGATLGAILLSVVSSSLTLLDVSVYWQDIVRGSILLVALLVDHYLSRRRTV; from the coding sequence ATGACCGCCCCGCCGATGCCGGCGGAGCCCGAAGCCCGACCCGATCTGAAGCATCTCGTCTCGCGCTTCCTCCGGATGCGCGAGACCGGGCTGATCCTGATCCTGCTCGTCCTGGTCGTGGCGATGTCGTTCGCCTCGCCGCACTTCCTGACGCTCGCGAACATCGAGGCGATGGCCATGGTGTTCGCCGTCGAGGGCATCGTCGTCGTCGGCATGACGATCCTGCTCATCTCGGGTGGCATCGACCTGTCGGTCGGGTCGGTCACGGCGTTGTCGATGGTGCTGGCGGGCTGGCTCTACCTTCAGGGCATCGACCCGTGGCTGGCATCCGGCATCGCCATCCTCGCGAGCATCGCCACCGGCGCGGTGATGGGCGTCCTCGTGACGAAAGTGGGGCTGAACCACTTCGTGGTCACCCTCGCCGTCATGGTCATCGCCCGCGGAGTCTGCCTTCTCCTCACCGGCGGTCGGCCGCTCGGGCTGTACTCCCTGCCCAGCGAGTTCAAGTTCATCGGCCAGGGCTCCATCGGGCCGATCCCGCTCGTCATCGTCATCTTCCTGGTCGTCGTCATCGCCTTCGACTTCATGCTGCGGCGGACGACCGCGTTCCGGAAGGTCTTCTACACCGGAAGCAACGAGAAGGCGGCCGCCTACTCGGGAATCCGCACCAAGCACGCCATCTTCTTCACGACCGTCCTGTGCTCGGCTCTCGCCGGCGTCGCCGGCATCATCTACATGGCACGCTTCGGGTCCGCGCAGCCGACGTTCGGGATCGGAATGGAGCTGAACGTCATCGCCGCGGCCGTCATCGGCGGCGCCAGCCTCAAGGGCGGTTCGGGAACCATCTTCGGTGCGACCCTCGGCGCGATCCTGCTCTCGGTGGTCTCGAGCTCGCTGACTCTTCTGGACGTCTCCGTGTACTGGCAGGACATCGTTCGCGGCAGCATCCTGCTCGTGGCGCTGCTCGTCGACCACTACCTGTCCCGCCGACGGACGGTGTGA
- a CDS encoding substrate-binding domain-containing protein has translation MHARTRSIVAAAAVGAMSLVGLSGCAASGGSDEPLVGLVIKTQDNPFYVKMTEGAKDEAEALGLNLQVASGDGQSDVDSQIKAIENFTAQGAKAILVTPAGDGIIPAIKKAQEAGVVVFAMDSPLGADSGIDGTFATDNYLAGVMIGEWAKAALGDTEPRIATLDLSTDQIPVDVARNQGFLEGFGIELGDPSKMWDETDPRLIGHEVTDANEAGGRTGMEKLLQKDPTINLVYTINEPTAAGAYQAVVAAGLEDQITIVSVDGGCPGVTNVQKGIIAATSMQFPLEMAKQALQAVEDYLADGTKPKNSDGLDFTNTGVTLVTDQPQDGVESEDTTFGLEQCWG, from the coding sequence ATGCACGCACGAACTCGCAGCATCGTCGCTGCGGCAGCGGTCGGAGCGATGTCGCTCGTCGGCCTCAGCGGCTGCGCCGCCTCCGGAGGATCCGACGAACCCCTCGTCGGGCTCGTCATCAAGACGCAGGACAACCCCTTCTACGTCAAGATGACGGAAGGGGCCAAGGACGAGGCAGAAGCCCTCGGACTCAATCTGCAGGTCGCCAGCGGCGACGGGCAGAGCGACGTCGATTCGCAGATCAAGGCCATCGAGAACTTCACGGCGCAGGGCGCCAAGGCGATTCTCGTGACACCGGCCGGGGATGGCATCATCCCGGCCATCAAGAAGGCGCAGGAAGCGGGCGTCGTCGTGTTCGCGATGGACTCGCCGCTCGGCGCCGACTCCGGCATCGACGGAACCTTCGCGACCGACAACTATCTCGCGGGCGTCATGATCGGCGAGTGGGCCAAGGCCGCGCTCGGCGACACCGAGCCCCGGATCGCCACGCTCGACCTCAGCACCGATCAGATCCCCGTCGATGTCGCCCGTAACCAGGGATTCCTCGAGGGCTTCGGCATCGAGCTCGGCGATCCGTCGAAGATGTGGGACGAGACCGATCCACGCCTGATCGGGCACGAGGTGACCGACGCCAACGAGGCGGGCGGACGCACCGGCATGGAGAAGCTCCTGCAGAAGGACCCGACCATCAACCTCGTCTACACGATCAACGAGCCGACGGCCGCCGGCGCCTACCAGGCCGTCGTCGCCGCAGGGCTCGAGGACCAGATCACTATCGTCTCCGTCGACGGCGGCTGCCCCGGCGTGACCAACGTGCAGAAGGGCATCATCGCCGCGACCTCGATGCAGTTCCCGCTCGAGATGGCGAAGCAGGCCCTCCAGGCCGTCGAGGACTACCTCGCCGACGGCACCAAGCCGAAGAACAGCGACGGCCTCGACTTCACCAACACGGGAGTCACGCTCGTGACCGACCAGCCGCAGGACGGCGTCGAATCCGAGGACACGACGTTCGGACTGGAGCAGTGCTGGGGCTGA